Proteins from a genomic interval of Zingiber officinale cultivar Zhangliang chromosome 2A, Zo_v1.1, whole genome shotgun sequence:
- the LOC122042674 gene encoding protein indeterminate-domain 6, chloroplastic-like, which yields MKAPAFSSSRPQQQPGPPSAAVSQSAAPPKKKRNLPGNPNPGAEVIALSPKTLLATSRFVCQVCGKGFQREQNLQLHRRGHNLPWNLKRKSPDERRRVYLCPEPTCAHHDPSRALGDLTGVKKHYCRKHGEKRWKCDQCSRRYAVLSDWKAHAKICGTREYRCHCGILFSRRDSYITHRAFCDALAQENARLPPVTGISGHLYANKGVSYLGLPQFNSHLPAAGGSTNTHEQSFNVDAPHLDTASFRPLLRSSHGQPYLAGEGRQE from the exons ATGAAAGCACCGGCCTTTTCGTCGTCGCGGCCGCAGCAACAGCCAGGCCCGCCGTCAGCGGCTGTTTCACAGTCCGCTGCTCCTCCCAAGAAGAAGAGGAACCTCCCTGGAAACCCAA ATCCCGGCGCGGAGGTGATCGCATTGTCGCCCAAAACCCTACTGGCGACCAGCCGCTTCGTCTGCCAAGTGTGCGGCAAGGGGTTCCAGCGGGAGCAGAACCTGCAGCTCCACCGGCGCGGCCACAACCTGCCGTGGAATCTGAAGCGGAAGAGCCCGGACGAGCGGCGGCGCGTGTACCTCTGCCCTGAGCCGACGTGCGCCCACCACGACCCCTCCCGAGCCCTCGGCGACCTCACCGGCGTCAAGAAGCACTACTGCCGCAAGCACGGCGAGAAGAGGTGGAAGTGCGACCAGTGCTCCAGGCGCTACGCCGTGCTGTCGGACTGGAAGGCCCACGCCAAGATCTGCGGCACCCGCGAGTATCGCTGCCACTGCGGCATCCTCTTCTCCAG GAGAGACAGCTACATCACCCACAGAGCCTTCTGCGATGCACTGGCGCAAGAAAACGCGAGGCTTCCTCCAGTGACCGGAATCAGCGGCCACTTGTACGCAAACAAAGGCGTAAGCTACCTCGGCCTCCCGCAGTTCAACTCCCATCTCCCGGCCGCCGGAGGTAGCACCAATACCCACGAGCAATCATTCAACGTCGACGCCCCTCACCTCGACACCGCCTCCTTCCGGCCACTCCTGCGCTCTTCCCATGGTCAACCCTACCTCGCCGGCGAAGGCAG GCAAGAATGA